DNA from Candidatus Methylomirabilis sp.:
CCCAGCGCCTCGAGCGCCACCAGGGCCGCGCCCCGGCTGGAGGCCTCCGGCTCGCCCGAGGCGATCACCGGCTCCCCCAGGACATTGGCCATCATCTGCATCCAGGCGGAGGACCGGAGCAGCGCGCCCCCGGAGGCCACGATCTCCGTGGGCCCCGGGAGGACCTGGCCCAGGAGCTCGCGGATGAGCGCGAAGCGGTAGGCGATGGCCTCGAGCGCCGCCTGCAGGATCTCGATCGGTCGAGTCGCGAGGCGGAGCCCCACCAGGGCGCCG
Protein-coding regions in this window:
- a CDS encoding FGGY-family carbohydrate kinase, with the translated sequence GALVGLRLATRPIEILQAALEAIAYRFALIRELLGQVLPGPTEIVASGGALLRSSAWMQMMANVLGEPVIASGEPEASSRGAALVALEALGHLPDLAAAPAAQGSTYSPERGKHQRYRDALKRHRALYDALVARRE